In the Clupea harengus chromosome 16, Ch_v2.0.2, whole genome shotgun sequence genome, one interval contains:
- the LOC105904110 gene encoding ubiquitin carboxyl-terminal hydrolase 15 isoform X1, producing MAEGGAADLDTQRAEVAALLKTQLRKGDTWYLVDSHWFKQWKKYVGYDSWDKYQMGDQNVYPGPVDNSGLLKDGDVLAIKEHLIDELDYILVPTDGWNKLVSWYALTDAQEPISRKVVEQGMFVKHCKVEVYLTELKLCEDSDVENIVTRRFSKADTIDSIEKEMRKLFSIPEEKETRLWNKYMSNTFEPLNKPDSTIQDAGLYQGQVENTVLVIEQKNEDGSWPRGSSTPKSSGASNLSALPKISPSSLTNNHNSSFNSRNVKNSSYSLSSYPPYNSYEHSDQGRHTEKAGLCGLSNLGNTCFMNSATQCLSNIPPLTEYFLKDKYKEELNEDNPLGMKGEIAKAFADLAKQLWSGKFSYVTPRAFKTQVGRFAPQFSGYQQQDSHELLAFLLDGLHEDLNRIRKKPYIQLKDADGRTDKVVAEEAWENHIKRNDSIIVDIFHGLFKSTLVCPVCAKVSVTFDPFCYLTLPLPLKKERTLEVYLVRLDPHAKPTQYKLTVPKVGYISDLCTSLSTLSAVPAEKMIVTDIYNHRFHRIFATNENLSSIMERDDIYVFEVAVNRMEDTDHVVIPVHLREKYKQSGYNHTSTPLFGQPFLITVPRALSEDKLYNMLLQRLCRYVRSPLESEESEETPPPKQHTLNGNATNATNGVQEEGSPNEMETDEQDDESSQDQELPSENDNSQSEDSAAGDNELENGTGQGNSTKAPPPPPPTPAGHTKRLFTFQFNNMGKTDFSFIKEESRQIRFDEGHLRLSDRSYLSLDWEPEMKKKHFDETITEDFDKHESMEYKPQKKAFFKLNDCIELFTTKEKLGAEDPWYCPSCKQHQQATKKLDLWSLPPVLVVHLKRFSYSRYMRDKLDSLVDFPIKDLDMSEFLINPNAGPWRYDLIAVSNHYGGMGGGHYTAYSKNKDDDKWYYFDDSSVSPATEDQIVSKAAYVLFYQRQDTLKGTGYFALDREDHEDQRSASAQGGAAQSEEEEEEEEEEEEEEEDLNDNDNENENEEEEEEEPEPNHDVTMNTN from the exons ATGGCGGAGGGAGGAGCGGCTGATCTGGATACTCAGAGAGCAGAGGTCGCAGCGCTGCTGAAAACTCAGCTAAGGAAGGGAGATACTTG GTACTTGGTAGACAGTCACTGGTTCAAACAGTGGAAGAAATATGTGGGCTATGACAGCTGGGACAAGTACCAGATGGGAGATCAAAATGTCTACCCAGGCCCAGTGGACAACTCAGGACTCCTTAAAG ATGGTGATGTGCTGGCCATCAAGGAGCACCTTATTGATGAGCTGGACTACATCTTGGTGCCCACCGACGGTTGGAATAAGCTAGTAAGCTGGTATGCGTTAACTGATGCCCAGGAGCCAATATCTCGAAAG GTGGTTGAGCAAGGAATGTTCGTGAAGCACTGCAAAGTGGAGGTCTACCTCACTGAACTGAAGCTATGCGAAGACAGTGATGTAGAGAATATTGTCACCAGGCGTTTCAGCAAAGCTGATACGATAG ACTCCATTGAGAAGGAGATGCGTAAACTCTTCAGCATCCCTGAGGAGAAGGAGACCAGGTTGTGGAACAAGTACATGAGCAACACATTTGAGCCACTAAACAAACCGGACAGCACCATCCAAGACGCTGGCCTCTACCAAGGCCAGGTAGAGAATACT GTTCTGGTAATAGAGCAGAAAAATGAGGATGGATCATGGCCTCGAGGTTCCTCTACACCCAA GTCATCTGGTGCTTCCAATCTCTCTGCTTTACCAAAGATCTCCCCTTCATCTCTCACAAACAATCATAACAGCAGCTTCAACAGTCGGAA TGTGAAGAACTCCAGCTACAGCCTTTCATCCTACCCGCCCTATAACAGCTACGAGCACTCAGACCAGGGGCGGCACACTGAGAAGGCTGGACTGTGTGGACTCTCCAACCTGGGCAACACCTGCTTCATGAACTCTGCCACACAG TGCTTAAGCAATATCCCTCCGCTCACTGAGTACTTCCTGAAAGACAAGTACAAGGAGGAGCTGAACGAGGATAATCCACTGGGTATGAAAGGGGAGATCGCCAAAGCCTTCGCGGACCTCGCCAAGCAACTCTGGTCGGGGAAGTTCAGCTATGTAACGCCAAGAGCATTCAAG ACGCAGGTGGGCCGCTTCGCCCCACAGTTCTCAGGCTACCAGCAGCAGGACTCCCACGAGCTCCTAGCCTTTCTCCTGGACGGACTCCACGAAGATCTGAACCGCATTCGGAAAAAACCCTACATCCAGCTCAAGGATGCAGACGGGAGGACAGACAAG GTGGTTGCTGAGGAGGCCTGGGAGAACCACATCAAGAGGAACGACTCCATCATTGTAGACATTTTCCATGGCCTCTTCAAATCTACTTTGGTCTGTCCGGTGTGTGCCAAGGTctctgtgacctttgaccccttcTGCTACCTGACGCTCCCCTTGCCCTTGAAGAAGGAGCGCACGCTGGAGGTCTACCTGGTGCGACTGGACCCCCACGCCAAACCCACTCAG TATAAACTGACTGTACCCAAAGTTGGGTACATCTCAGACCTCTGCACCTCTCTATCTACCTTATCTGCTGTACCTGCTGAAAAG ATGATCGTCACAGACATCTACAACCACCGTTTTCACCGAATCTTTGCCACCAACGAAAACCTGAGCAGCATCATGGAGCGTGATGACATCTACGT CTTTGAAGTGGCCGTAAATCGAATGGAGGACACTGACCACGTGGTGATCCCAGTGCACCTGCGGGAGAAGTACAAGCAGTCGGGCTACAACCACACGAGCACGCCTCTCTTCGGCCAGCCCTTCCTCATCACTGTGCCCCGCGCGCTGAGCGAGGACAAGCTCTACAACATGCTGCTCCAACGCCTCTG TCGTTACGTACGCTCTCCCCTTGAGTCGGAAGAGTCGGAAGAGACGCCCCCACCTAAGCAACACACTCTTAATGGCAACGCCACCAACGCCACCAACGGGGTCCAGGAGGAGGGCTCACCAA ATGAAATGGAGACGGACGAGCAGGACGATGAGTCCAGTCAGGACCAGGAGCTGCCCTCGGAGAACGACAACAGCCAGTCAGAGGATTCGGCGGCAGGGGACAATGAGCTAGAGAATGGCACTGGTCAGGGGAACTCCACCAAAGCCcccccgccaccgccgccgACACCGGCAGGACACACAAAACGACTCTTTACATTCCAGTTCAATAACATGGGCAAGACGGACTTCAGCTTCATCAAGGAGGAATCCAGGCAGATCCGATTCGATGAAGGACACCTACGACTCAGTG ATCGATCTTATCTCTCCCTGGACTGGGAGCCAGAGATGAAGAAGAAACACTTTGATGAGACCATCACAGAG GACTTCGACAAACATGAGAGCATGGAGTACAAACCTCAGAAGAAGGCTTTCTTCAAACTCAACGACTGCATTGAACTTTTCACTACCAAAGAGAAGCTGGGAGCAGAGGACCCTTG GTATTGTCCTAGCTGCAAGCAACACCAGCAGGCCACCAAGAAACTGGACCTGTGGTCGCTGCCGCCGGTACTGGTGGTCCACCTGAAGCGCTTCTCCTACAGCCGGTACATGAGGGATAAACTGGACTCACTGGTTGACTTCCCCATCAA AGATCTGGACATGTCAGAGTTCCTCATCAACCCCAATGCTGGACCGTGGCGCTATGACCTCATTGCTGTGTCCAACCATTATGGGGGGATGGGTGGAGGCCACT ACACTGCTTACTCCAAAAACAAGGATGATGACAAATGGTACTACTTTGATGACAGCAGCGTGTCTCCTGCCACTGAAGATCAGATTGTA TCCAAGGCCGCGTATGTGCTATTCTATCAGCGGCAGGATACCCTAAAGGGGACCGGCTACTTTGCTTTGGACCGAGAAGACCACGAGGACCAGCGCAGCGCCTCAGCACAGGGTGGCGCCGCCCAgagcgaagaggaggaggaagaggaggaggaggaggaagaggaggaggaagacctgaatgacaatgacaatgagaatgagaatgaggaagaggaggaggaggagccagaaCCCAACCATGATGTCACCATGAATACCAACTAA
- the LOC105904110 gene encoding ubiquitin carboxyl-terminal hydrolase 15 isoform X3, whose protein sequence is MAEGGAADLDTQRAEVAALLKTQLRKGDTWYLVDSHWFKQWKKYVGYDSWDKYQMGDQNVYPGPVDNSGLLKDGDVLAIKEHLIDELDYILVPTDGWNKLVSWYALTDAQEPISRKVVEQGMFVKHCKVEVYLTELKLCEDSDVENIVTRRFSKADTIDSIEKEMRKLFSIPEEKETRLWNKYMSNTFEPLNKPDSTIQDAGLYQGQVENTVLVIEQKNEDGSWPRGSSTPNVKNSSYSLSSYPPYNSYEHSDQGRHTEKAGLCGLSNLGNTCFMNSATQCLSNIPPLTEYFLKDKYKEELNEDNPLGMKGEIAKAFADLAKQLWSGKFSYVTPRAFKTQVGRFAPQFSGYQQQDSHELLAFLLDGLHEDLNRIRKKPYIQLKDADGRTDKVVAEEAWENHIKRNDSIIVDIFHGLFKSTLVCPVCAKVSVTFDPFCYLTLPLPLKKERTLEVYLVRLDPHAKPTQYKLTVPKVGYISDLCTSLSTLSAVPAEKMIVTDIYNHRFHRIFATNENLSSIMERDDIYVFEVAVNRMEDTDHVVIPVHLREKYKQSGYNHTSTPLFGQPFLITVPRALSEDKLYNMLLQRLCRYVRSPLESEESEETPPPKQHTLNGNATNATNGVQEEGSPNEMETDEQDDESSQDQELPSENDNSQSEDSAAGDNELENGTGQGNSTKAPPPPPPTPAGHTKRLFTFQFNNMGKTDFSFIKEESRQIRFDEGHLRLSDRSYLSLDWEPEMKKKHFDETITEDFDKHESMEYKPQKKAFFKLNDCIELFTTKEKLGAEDPWYCPSCKQHQQATKKLDLWSLPPVLVVHLKRFSYSRYMRDKLDSLVDFPIKDLDMSEFLINPNAGPWRYDLIAVSNHYGGMGGGHYTAYSKNKDDDKWYYFDDSSVSPATEDQIVSKAAYVLFYQRQDTLKGTGYFALDREDHEDQRSASAQGGAAQSEEEEEEEEEEEEEEEDLNDNDNENENEEEEEEEPEPNHDVTMNTN, encoded by the exons ATGGCGGAGGGAGGAGCGGCTGATCTGGATACTCAGAGAGCAGAGGTCGCAGCGCTGCTGAAAACTCAGCTAAGGAAGGGAGATACTTG GTACTTGGTAGACAGTCACTGGTTCAAACAGTGGAAGAAATATGTGGGCTATGACAGCTGGGACAAGTACCAGATGGGAGATCAAAATGTCTACCCAGGCCCAGTGGACAACTCAGGACTCCTTAAAG ATGGTGATGTGCTGGCCATCAAGGAGCACCTTATTGATGAGCTGGACTACATCTTGGTGCCCACCGACGGTTGGAATAAGCTAGTAAGCTGGTATGCGTTAACTGATGCCCAGGAGCCAATATCTCGAAAG GTGGTTGAGCAAGGAATGTTCGTGAAGCACTGCAAAGTGGAGGTCTACCTCACTGAACTGAAGCTATGCGAAGACAGTGATGTAGAGAATATTGTCACCAGGCGTTTCAGCAAAGCTGATACGATAG ACTCCATTGAGAAGGAGATGCGTAAACTCTTCAGCATCCCTGAGGAGAAGGAGACCAGGTTGTGGAACAAGTACATGAGCAACACATTTGAGCCACTAAACAAACCGGACAGCACCATCCAAGACGCTGGCCTCTACCAAGGCCAGGTAGAGAATACT GTTCTGGTAATAGAGCAGAAAAATGAGGATGGATCATGGCCTCGAGGTTCCTCTACACCCAA TGTGAAGAACTCCAGCTACAGCCTTTCATCCTACCCGCCCTATAACAGCTACGAGCACTCAGACCAGGGGCGGCACACTGAGAAGGCTGGACTGTGTGGACTCTCCAACCTGGGCAACACCTGCTTCATGAACTCTGCCACACAG TGCTTAAGCAATATCCCTCCGCTCACTGAGTACTTCCTGAAAGACAAGTACAAGGAGGAGCTGAACGAGGATAATCCACTGGGTATGAAAGGGGAGATCGCCAAAGCCTTCGCGGACCTCGCCAAGCAACTCTGGTCGGGGAAGTTCAGCTATGTAACGCCAAGAGCATTCAAG ACGCAGGTGGGCCGCTTCGCCCCACAGTTCTCAGGCTACCAGCAGCAGGACTCCCACGAGCTCCTAGCCTTTCTCCTGGACGGACTCCACGAAGATCTGAACCGCATTCGGAAAAAACCCTACATCCAGCTCAAGGATGCAGACGGGAGGACAGACAAG GTGGTTGCTGAGGAGGCCTGGGAGAACCACATCAAGAGGAACGACTCCATCATTGTAGACATTTTCCATGGCCTCTTCAAATCTACTTTGGTCTGTCCGGTGTGTGCCAAGGTctctgtgacctttgaccccttcTGCTACCTGACGCTCCCCTTGCCCTTGAAGAAGGAGCGCACGCTGGAGGTCTACCTGGTGCGACTGGACCCCCACGCCAAACCCACTCAG TATAAACTGACTGTACCCAAAGTTGGGTACATCTCAGACCTCTGCACCTCTCTATCTACCTTATCTGCTGTACCTGCTGAAAAG ATGATCGTCACAGACATCTACAACCACCGTTTTCACCGAATCTTTGCCACCAACGAAAACCTGAGCAGCATCATGGAGCGTGATGACATCTACGT CTTTGAAGTGGCCGTAAATCGAATGGAGGACACTGACCACGTGGTGATCCCAGTGCACCTGCGGGAGAAGTACAAGCAGTCGGGCTACAACCACACGAGCACGCCTCTCTTCGGCCAGCCCTTCCTCATCACTGTGCCCCGCGCGCTGAGCGAGGACAAGCTCTACAACATGCTGCTCCAACGCCTCTG TCGTTACGTACGCTCTCCCCTTGAGTCGGAAGAGTCGGAAGAGACGCCCCCACCTAAGCAACACACTCTTAATGGCAACGCCACCAACGCCACCAACGGGGTCCAGGAGGAGGGCTCACCAA ATGAAATGGAGACGGACGAGCAGGACGATGAGTCCAGTCAGGACCAGGAGCTGCCCTCGGAGAACGACAACAGCCAGTCAGAGGATTCGGCGGCAGGGGACAATGAGCTAGAGAATGGCACTGGTCAGGGGAACTCCACCAAAGCCcccccgccaccgccgccgACACCGGCAGGACACACAAAACGACTCTTTACATTCCAGTTCAATAACATGGGCAAGACGGACTTCAGCTTCATCAAGGAGGAATCCAGGCAGATCCGATTCGATGAAGGACACCTACGACTCAGTG ATCGATCTTATCTCTCCCTGGACTGGGAGCCAGAGATGAAGAAGAAACACTTTGATGAGACCATCACAGAG GACTTCGACAAACATGAGAGCATGGAGTACAAACCTCAGAAGAAGGCTTTCTTCAAACTCAACGACTGCATTGAACTTTTCACTACCAAAGAGAAGCTGGGAGCAGAGGACCCTTG GTATTGTCCTAGCTGCAAGCAACACCAGCAGGCCACCAAGAAACTGGACCTGTGGTCGCTGCCGCCGGTACTGGTGGTCCACCTGAAGCGCTTCTCCTACAGCCGGTACATGAGGGATAAACTGGACTCACTGGTTGACTTCCCCATCAA AGATCTGGACATGTCAGAGTTCCTCATCAACCCCAATGCTGGACCGTGGCGCTATGACCTCATTGCTGTGTCCAACCATTATGGGGGGATGGGTGGAGGCCACT ACACTGCTTACTCCAAAAACAAGGATGATGACAAATGGTACTACTTTGATGACAGCAGCGTGTCTCCTGCCACTGAAGATCAGATTGTA TCCAAGGCCGCGTATGTGCTATTCTATCAGCGGCAGGATACCCTAAAGGGGACCGGCTACTTTGCTTTGGACCGAGAAGACCACGAGGACCAGCGCAGCGCCTCAGCACAGGGTGGCGCCGCCCAgagcgaagaggaggaggaagaggaggaggaggaggaagaggaggaggaagacctgaatgacaatgacaatgagaatgagaatgaggaagaggaggaggaggagccagaaCCCAACCATGATGTCACCATGAATACCAACTAA
- the LOC105904110 gene encoding ubiquitin carboxyl-terminal hydrolase 15 isoform X2, giving the protein MAEGGAADLDTQRAEVAALLKTQLRKGDTWYLVDSHWFKQWKKYVGYDSWDKYQMGDQNVYPGPVDNSGLLKDGDVLAIKEHLIDELDYILVPTDGWNKLVSWYALTDAQEPISRKVVEQGMFVKHCKVEVYLTELKLCEDSDVENIVTRRFSKADTIDSIEKEMRKLFSIPEEKETRLWNKYMSNTFEPLNKPDSTIQDAGLYQGQVLVIEQKNEDGSWPRGSSTPKSSGASNLSALPKISPSSLTNNHNSSFNSRNVKNSSYSLSSYPPYNSYEHSDQGRHTEKAGLCGLSNLGNTCFMNSATQCLSNIPPLTEYFLKDKYKEELNEDNPLGMKGEIAKAFADLAKQLWSGKFSYVTPRAFKTQVGRFAPQFSGYQQQDSHELLAFLLDGLHEDLNRIRKKPYIQLKDADGRTDKVVAEEAWENHIKRNDSIIVDIFHGLFKSTLVCPVCAKVSVTFDPFCYLTLPLPLKKERTLEVYLVRLDPHAKPTQYKLTVPKVGYISDLCTSLSTLSAVPAEKMIVTDIYNHRFHRIFATNENLSSIMERDDIYVFEVAVNRMEDTDHVVIPVHLREKYKQSGYNHTSTPLFGQPFLITVPRALSEDKLYNMLLQRLCRYVRSPLESEESEETPPPKQHTLNGNATNATNGVQEEGSPNEMETDEQDDESSQDQELPSENDNSQSEDSAAGDNELENGTGQGNSTKAPPPPPPTPAGHTKRLFTFQFNNMGKTDFSFIKEESRQIRFDEGHLRLSDRSYLSLDWEPEMKKKHFDETITEDFDKHESMEYKPQKKAFFKLNDCIELFTTKEKLGAEDPWYCPSCKQHQQATKKLDLWSLPPVLVVHLKRFSYSRYMRDKLDSLVDFPIKDLDMSEFLINPNAGPWRYDLIAVSNHYGGMGGGHYTAYSKNKDDDKWYYFDDSSVSPATEDQIVSKAAYVLFYQRQDTLKGTGYFALDREDHEDQRSASAQGGAAQSEEEEEEEEEEEEEEEDLNDNDNENENEEEEEEEPEPNHDVTMNTN; this is encoded by the exons ATGGCGGAGGGAGGAGCGGCTGATCTGGATACTCAGAGAGCAGAGGTCGCAGCGCTGCTGAAAACTCAGCTAAGGAAGGGAGATACTTG GTACTTGGTAGACAGTCACTGGTTCAAACAGTGGAAGAAATATGTGGGCTATGACAGCTGGGACAAGTACCAGATGGGAGATCAAAATGTCTACCCAGGCCCAGTGGACAACTCAGGACTCCTTAAAG ATGGTGATGTGCTGGCCATCAAGGAGCACCTTATTGATGAGCTGGACTACATCTTGGTGCCCACCGACGGTTGGAATAAGCTAGTAAGCTGGTATGCGTTAACTGATGCCCAGGAGCCAATATCTCGAAAG GTGGTTGAGCAAGGAATGTTCGTGAAGCACTGCAAAGTGGAGGTCTACCTCACTGAACTGAAGCTATGCGAAGACAGTGATGTAGAGAATATTGTCACCAGGCGTTTCAGCAAAGCTGATACGATAG ACTCCATTGAGAAGGAGATGCGTAAACTCTTCAGCATCCCTGAGGAGAAGGAGACCAGGTTGTGGAACAAGTACATGAGCAACACATTTGAGCCACTAAACAAACCGGACAGCACCATCCAAGACGCTGGCCTCTACCAAGGCCAG GTTCTGGTAATAGAGCAGAAAAATGAGGATGGATCATGGCCTCGAGGTTCCTCTACACCCAA GTCATCTGGTGCTTCCAATCTCTCTGCTTTACCAAAGATCTCCCCTTCATCTCTCACAAACAATCATAACAGCAGCTTCAACAGTCGGAA TGTGAAGAACTCCAGCTACAGCCTTTCATCCTACCCGCCCTATAACAGCTACGAGCACTCAGACCAGGGGCGGCACACTGAGAAGGCTGGACTGTGTGGACTCTCCAACCTGGGCAACACCTGCTTCATGAACTCTGCCACACAG TGCTTAAGCAATATCCCTCCGCTCACTGAGTACTTCCTGAAAGACAAGTACAAGGAGGAGCTGAACGAGGATAATCCACTGGGTATGAAAGGGGAGATCGCCAAAGCCTTCGCGGACCTCGCCAAGCAACTCTGGTCGGGGAAGTTCAGCTATGTAACGCCAAGAGCATTCAAG ACGCAGGTGGGCCGCTTCGCCCCACAGTTCTCAGGCTACCAGCAGCAGGACTCCCACGAGCTCCTAGCCTTTCTCCTGGACGGACTCCACGAAGATCTGAACCGCATTCGGAAAAAACCCTACATCCAGCTCAAGGATGCAGACGGGAGGACAGACAAG GTGGTTGCTGAGGAGGCCTGGGAGAACCACATCAAGAGGAACGACTCCATCATTGTAGACATTTTCCATGGCCTCTTCAAATCTACTTTGGTCTGTCCGGTGTGTGCCAAGGTctctgtgacctttgaccccttcTGCTACCTGACGCTCCCCTTGCCCTTGAAGAAGGAGCGCACGCTGGAGGTCTACCTGGTGCGACTGGACCCCCACGCCAAACCCACTCAG TATAAACTGACTGTACCCAAAGTTGGGTACATCTCAGACCTCTGCACCTCTCTATCTACCTTATCTGCTGTACCTGCTGAAAAG ATGATCGTCACAGACATCTACAACCACCGTTTTCACCGAATCTTTGCCACCAACGAAAACCTGAGCAGCATCATGGAGCGTGATGACATCTACGT CTTTGAAGTGGCCGTAAATCGAATGGAGGACACTGACCACGTGGTGATCCCAGTGCACCTGCGGGAGAAGTACAAGCAGTCGGGCTACAACCACACGAGCACGCCTCTCTTCGGCCAGCCCTTCCTCATCACTGTGCCCCGCGCGCTGAGCGAGGACAAGCTCTACAACATGCTGCTCCAACGCCTCTG TCGTTACGTACGCTCTCCCCTTGAGTCGGAAGAGTCGGAAGAGACGCCCCCACCTAAGCAACACACTCTTAATGGCAACGCCACCAACGCCACCAACGGGGTCCAGGAGGAGGGCTCACCAA ATGAAATGGAGACGGACGAGCAGGACGATGAGTCCAGTCAGGACCAGGAGCTGCCCTCGGAGAACGACAACAGCCAGTCAGAGGATTCGGCGGCAGGGGACAATGAGCTAGAGAATGGCACTGGTCAGGGGAACTCCACCAAAGCCcccccgccaccgccgccgACACCGGCAGGACACACAAAACGACTCTTTACATTCCAGTTCAATAACATGGGCAAGACGGACTTCAGCTTCATCAAGGAGGAATCCAGGCAGATCCGATTCGATGAAGGACACCTACGACTCAGTG ATCGATCTTATCTCTCCCTGGACTGGGAGCCAGAGATGAAGAAGAAACACTTTGATGAGACCATCACAGAG GACTTCGACAAACATGAGAGCATGGAGTACAAACCTCAGAAGAAGGCTTTCTTCAAACTCAACGACTGCATTGAACTTTTCACTACCAAAGAGAAGCTGGGAGCAGAGGACCCTTG GTATTGTCCTAGCTGCAAGCAACACCAGCAGGCCACCAAGAAACTGGACCTGTGGTCGCTGCCGCCGGTACTGGTGGTCCACCTGAAGCGCTTCTCCTACAGCCGGTACATGAGGGATAAACTGGACTCACTGGTTGACTTCCCCATCAA AGATCTGGACATGTCAGAGTTCCTCATCAACCCCAATGCTGGACCGTGGCGCTATGACCTCATTGCTGTGTCCAACCATTATGGGGGGATGGGTGGAGGCCACT ACACTGCTTACTCCAAAAACAAGGATGATGACAAATGGTACTACTTTGATGACAGCAGCGTGTCTCCTGCCACTGAAGATCAGATTGTA TCCAAGGCCGCGTATGTGCTATTCTATCAGCGGCAGGATACCCTAAAGGGGACCGGCTACTTTGCTTTGGACCGAGAAGACCACGAGGACCAGCGCAGCGCCTCAGCACAGGGTGGCGCCGCCCAgagcgaagaggaggaggaagaggaggaggaggaggaagaggaggaggaagacctgaatgacaatgacaatgagaatgagaatgaggaagaggaggaggaggagccagaaCCCAACCATGATGTCACCATGAATACCAACTAA